One window of Trichoderma breve strain T069 chromosome 3, whole genome shotgun sequence genomic DNA carries:
- a CDS encoding protein kinase domain-containing protein yields MDKPSTPAVASLAPPAVSSLRAQQTTAMERSISQDIREEREELREAAEQTLNAIAYLNLDGTIKWVSPSWTDVVGTKVESVEGVPISDLIASENKSIFTDVVESMKRDDSKSHRVRFSVVLGPLSKLRSLDSLSALDPSQVPQTEVADLEAQGIMVYDSASGGESHTMWMIRPWIPHEVQIDLPAVIVDSLGSGVEILAGILTRIAEAASEESEGPEPPPPVLCRICERQIPPWWFEKHTDLCLQEHHAEMDVQMAQESLKSRKSRSLTGGDSPNLPVAEYKGQPIGPPPSAQSSPGTSLARSRERPGGFGHARARSFAIRRPQARIVELLLDLCDTAIEISCPGIKESSSQHGNWELRTQSPQSESRISQVLQWQSPSSNTLEQEQGLALLCEDTEKVARAKVDAVFRHRQIIEYAERIRIEFAVLVQDCIDEATRKAARIAEGRFSDSTEDELDESEAYTEDIEVRSETTEPTSHAGEEHFDHSITSPSALAAALRQVDMSGGLGRSRPTSFVGSTRSSSPRECPTPRSHPGGLSILSQSRDSRRGSTLPLESDIGESEGSLRSSSVASRGHNRTESPISEFGDLRRAASSRRHRRSLVIPETASPRRQESPSRMMTQPSSPLRIKARVLPQAHESIISPEASPMFPSSEFSSPITHPSRHHRRQSSAAISDFVMKPPPSPRLNAGNQPPPQPRSSQPSIKDFEIIKPISKGAFGSVYLSKKKSTGEYFAIKVLKKADMVAKNQVGNVKAERAIMMWQGQSEFVAKLYWTFSSKDYLYLVMEYLNGGDCASLIKVLGGLPEDWVKKYLGEVVLGVEHLHERGVIHRDLKPDNLLIDQKGHLKLTDFGLSRMGLVGRQKRALNSDADSTPDLLKQGPFVRSTSMASSRSTSLDIQGQTYSPSATPQMTPDVGSIGQPSYFSLGPAQSDPRRISNSHRSDSGGSETLSRMITTFSIHDSDSGSQPASARMFLDEDAVIHGSPDLAPYSTTRTSMDSHGRNSHPPPNMIPPPMALFDPEDTNRRFVGTPDYLAPETIKGDKQDETSDWWSVGCIMFEFLYGIPPFHAGEAEQVFENILARKIQWPDDADCEPVSDEAKDLINKLLCMDPPQRLGSNREEKFASGGEEIRSHPWFAGVNWETLLEDEAQFVPQPENPEDTEYFDSRGAVLQSFVEEMEDQMSPQSSTTGSTDYPDRPHDALSRVRSQVNQAGRKLMPLHIPPHVRDLKSRRLSEPIAADDFGSFSFKNLPVLEKANKDVIQKLRAEALAVQTPSLEGSPVVSTHIQRTLSNAKARPQSPSGLSLANASPNRISQVSQPSQPSSPLLVSFTAAGQVPSDGRRKASSNSSSLSYQSSSSLQPNSAFEIPKVPPSLQRAATSASASPIKPRKVLATPVRQGSTSSTSRSRSLTVGSQEASPIATDMLQHHHRNRRSQVFDMSPSSSDNEGDKHNALLRVQRRRQSSRRLSQIAFDNGPTFRPLDVLICEDHPVSRMVMEKLLEKLRCRTISVANGSEAVRYSMSEIKFDIIFLEYRLPQINGADVARMIRETKNANSHTPIVAITAYLKELQAPHYFDSLIEKPISSSKLTEVLRSLCQWQPESPHRPAIPSMPQTIPLNLRRAHPPRPIDDSPTSSISAFTGRHASAMVSSREDSITSSMFGDSESYTTDEIPVVISRKATGDWGDDSGGLGITDMDAAAGLDNSPKSIPLLLCQQSAPAHLEVMSRGLDNRLKVRQDIFDKKPSEGTESADDEDEELDGRRDMQLRRGSKAVIGKGSLPSSKLGIEMMRADSHDSVTLSDSTSEAVTQVATTPSLELERQLVGMPPDIAAALSTPNKTGAGADLEGMLGPGSTEATPRPPVAGTDTDRTDSGGSVVRIQLEGDDSTPRALGKQA; encoded by the exons atGGACAAGCCGTCCACTCCCGCCGTCGCCTCGCTGGCCCCGCCGGCCGTCTCGTCGCTGCGAGCTCAGCAGACGACGGCCATGGAGAGATCCATCAGCCAGGACATCCGGGAAGAGCGAGAGGAACTGCGAGAGGCGGCCGAGCAGACGCTGAATGCCATTGCATACCTTAACCTCGACGGCACCATCAAGTGGGTTAGCCCTTCTTGGACCGATGTCGTTGGCACAAAGGTCGAATCCGTCGAAGGCGTCCCCATTTCCGACTTGATAGCCAGCGAGAACAAGTCCATCTTTACCGATGTAGTTGAGTCGATGAAGAGGGACGACTCCAAGAGCCACAGGGTTCGCTTCTCTGTTGTATTGGGCCCTCTGTCAAAGTTACGCTCGTTGGACAGCCTTTCGGCTCTCGATCCATCACAAGTCCCACAAACGGAGGTGGCCGATCTCGAGGCACAGGGTATCATGGTGTACGACAGTGCCTCGGGCGGTGAAAGCCAT ACAATGTGGATGATTCGTCCGTGGATACCACACGAAGTTCAAATCGATCTCCCCGCCGTGATTGTCGACTCCCTAGGCTCGGGAGTCGAAATCCTCGCCGGTATCCTCACCCGCATagcagaagctgcaagcGAAGAATCAGAAGGACCAGAACCTCCGCCTCCAGTTCTCTGCCGCATTTGCGAACGTCAGATACCGCCCTGGTGGTTCGAAAAGCACACGGACCTGTGTCTCCAAGAGCACCATGCCGAAATGGATGTGCAAATGGCTCAGGAGAGCCTGA AATCACGCAAGAGCCGATCATTGACTGGCGGCGACTCGCCCAATCTTCCCGTCGCCGAATACAAAGGCCAGCCCATTGGCCCTCCGCCATCGGCACAGTCGTCCCCCGGGACttcgctcgctcgctcacGAGAAAGACCGGGCGGGTTTGGACACGCCAGAGCCCGTTCCTTTGCCATTCGTCGACCACAAGCACGTATCGTTGAGCTCCTGTTGGATCTATGCGATACTGCCATCGAAATCAGCTGCCCGGGTATCAAGGAGAGCTCTTCGCAGCATGGCAACTGGGAACTGCGCACCCAATCACCTCAGTCGGAATCGAGAATCTCGCAAGTGCTCCAGTGGCAGTCGCCAAGCTCCAACACTCtcgaacaagaacaaggtcTGGCATTGCTCTGCGAAGATACTGAAAAGGTGGCTCGAGCCAAGGTGGATGCTGTCTTCCGCCATCGGCAGATTATTGAATATGCGGAGCGAATTCGCATCGAGTTTGCGGTTCTCGTACAAGACTGTATTGATGAGGCGACCAGAAAAGCCGCTCGCATTGCCGAGGGTCGGTTTAGTGATTCCACCGAAGACGAGCTTGATGAGTCGGAAGCATACACAGAAGACATCGAAGTGAGGAGTGAAACCACCGAGCCGACAAGCCACGCCGGCGAAGAGCATTTTGATCACTCCATTACCAGCCCTTCTGCCCTGGCTGCAGCACTTCGTCAGGTCGACATGTCCGGGGGACTTGGACGATCTCGCCCTACATCGTTTGTGGGATCTACTAGATCCAGTAGTCCTAGAGAATGCCCAACTCCTCGATCTCATCCGGGTGGGTTGAGCATTCTGAGCCAATCTCGAGATTCACGCCGAGGGTCAACCCTCCCTCTCGAGAGCGACATTGGCGAGAGTGAGGGAAGCCTACGATCATCATCGGTAGCCTCGCGAGGGCACAACAGGACTGAATCGCCCATCTCTGAATTTGGCGATCTAAGACGTGCAGCGAGCTCCAGGAGGCACAGGCGGAGCTTAGTGATCCCGGAGACAGCTTCTCCCCGACGGCAAGAATCCCCGTCACGGATGATGACGCAgccatcctctcctctgAGGATCAAGGCTCGGGTGCTGCCTCAAGCGCACGAGTCAATCATTTCCCCCGAGGCATCACCAATGTTTCCTAGTAGCGAATTCAGCTCCCCCATTACTCATCCGTCTAGACATCACAGGAGACAATCTTCAGCCGCAATATCTGACTTCGTCatgaagccgccgccatctccacGTCTCAATGCTGGAAatcagccgccgccgcagcccCGATCGTCGCAGCCGTCGATCAAAGACTTCGAGATTATCAAGCCCATAAGTAAAGGAGCCTTTGGCAGCGTCTATCTCTCGAAAAAGAAATCTACTGGAGAGTATTTCGCCATCAAGGTGCTGAAAAAGGCCGACATGGTTGCCAAAAACCAGGTCGGAAATGTCAAGGCGGAGCGTGCTATTATGATGTGGCAAGGACAGAGCGAATTCGTTGCGAAGCTGTACTGGACATTTTCTAGCAAAGATTACCTATATCTTGTCATGGAGTATCTCAACGGAGGCGATTGCGCTTCCCTCATCAAGGTGCTGGGCGGTCTTCCTGAAGACTGGGTCAAAAAGTATCTTGGAGAAGTTGTCTTGGGCGTGGAGCATCTTCATGAGAGAGGGGTCATCCATCGAGACCTCAAGCCCGATAATCTGTTGATCGATCAAAAGGGCCATCTGAAGCTGACTGATTTCGGACTTTCGCGCATGGGTTTAGTAGGTCGACAGAAGAGAGCGTTGAACAGTGACGCAGATTCTACTCCAGACCTGCTCAAGCAGGGACCATTTGTTCGTTCTACGTCTATGGCATCCTCACGATCAACATCGCTCGATATTCAGGGTCAAACTTATTCTCCCAGCGCAACACCACAGATGACGCCGGATGTCGGGAGCATTGGCCAGCCGTCGTACTTCAGTCTTGGCCCTGCTCAGTCTGACCCACGCCGCATTTCGAATAGCCATCGAAGCGACAGCGGTGGAAGCGAGACGCTGAGCCGCATGATCACCACATTCTCCATCCATGACTCCGACTCGGGTTCTCAGCCTGCAAGCGCTAGGATGTTCCTGGATGAGGACGCTGTAATTCACGGATCACCAGATCTGGCACCATATTCAACCACCAGAACTAGCATGGACAGCCACGGTCGAAACTCTCACCCGCCGCCAAACATGATACCACCTCCCATGGCATTGTTTGATCCCGAAGATACAAACAGGCGCTTCGTCGGAACTCCAGATTATCTAGCCCCAGAAACGATCAAGGGAGACAAGCAAGATGAGACGAGTGATTGGTGGTCTGTCGGATGCATCATGTTTGAGTTTCTTTACGGCATCCCACCATTCCACGCCGGCGAAGCCGAGCAGGTTTTCGAGAACATCTTGGCACGCAAGATTCAGTGGCCAGATGATGCAGACTGTGAGCCAGTGTCTGATGAGGCCAAAGATTTGATCAACAAGCTGTTATGCATGGACCCCCCGCAACGTTTGGGTTCCAACCGTGAAGAAAAATTCGCTTCTGGTGGTGAGGAGATACGAAGCCATCCTTGGTTTGCAGGAGTCAACTGGGAAACCTTGttggaagatgaggctcAGTTCGTCCCTCAGCCGGAGAACCCAGAAGATACCGAATACTTTGATTCGAGAGGCGCTGTCCTTCAATCATTCGtagaggagatggaggaccAAATGTCGCCGCAATCTTCCACTACTGGGTCCACTGACTATCCAGATAGGCCGCACGACGCCCTTTCGCGAGTCCGTTCGCAAGTAAACCAAGCGGGTAGGAAGCTGATGCCACTACACATTCCCCCTCACGTGCGAGACCTCAAATCACGGAGGCTGAGCGAGCCAATTGCTGCCGATGACTTTGGTAGCTTCTCTTTCAAGAACCTGCCTGTAttggaaaaggcaaacaagGACGTGATCCAGAAGCTTAGGGCAGAGGCCCTGGCAGTCCAAA CACCGTCGCTTGAAGGCAGCCCCGTGGTATCAACCCATATTCAAAGAACCTTGTCCAACGCAAAGGCTCGCCCGCAATCCCCATCAGGCTTAAGCCTCGCGAATGCGTCTCCCAACAGGATTTCGCAGGTCTCGCAGCCTTCACAGCCCTCATCTCCTTTGCTGGTCTCTTTCACGGCAGCCGGACAAGTACCATCAGATGGCCGTAGGAAGGCATCAAGTAACTCATCCAGCTTGTCGTAccaatcatcatcttctctgcAGCCAAATTCCGCCTTTGAGATACCAAAAGTTCCCCCTAGCCTGCAGAGAGCTGCAACATCCGCATCTGCATCGCCGATTAAACCCC GAAAGGTGTTGGCAACGCCGGTCCGGCAGGGAAGCACATCTTCGACAAGCCGGTCGAGGTCCCTCACTGTGGGATCGCAGGAAGCCAGCCCCATAGCAACAGACATgctccagcatcaccaccggAATCGTCGAAGTCAAGTGTTTGACATGTCGCCTTCATCCTCAGACAACGAAGGAGACAAGCATAACGCTCTCTTGAGGGTCCAGCGGCGTCGGCAAAGCTCACGACGGCTCTCTCAGATTGCTTTTGACAACGGACCGACATTCCGGCCCTTGGACGTGCTCATCTGTGAAGATCATCCCGTGTCtcggatggtgatggagaaACTCCTTGAGAAGCTACGCTGCCGCACCATTTCCGTAGCTAACGGATCGGAAGCAGTGCGATATTCGATGAGCGAGATCAAGTttgacatcatcttcctcgaATACCGACTTCCACAGATCAATGGAGCCGACGTGGCTCGCATGATACGAGAGACCAAGAATGCCAACTCGCACACCCCCATCGTAGCTATTACGGCGTATCTAAAGGAACTGCAGGCGCCGCACTACTTTGACTCCCTGATTGAGAAACccatcagctcatcaaaACTAACAGAGGTGCTTCGGAGCCTCTGCCAGTGGCAGCCCGAATCCCCGCACAGGCCGGCTATTCCCTCCATGCCGCAAACCATTCCGCTTAACCTGAGGAGAGCTCACCCCCCTCGTCCAATCGATGACAGTCCAACGTCGAGCATCTCTGCGTTTACGGGCCGCCATGCATCGGCGATGGTGTCAAGCCGGGAAGATTCCATCACATCTAGTATGTTTGGGGATTCGGAGTCTTACACTACGGATGAGATCCCGGTCGTCATCAGCCGCAAGGCAACCGGTGATTGGGGGGATGACAGCGGTGGCCTTGGAATCACCGACATGGACGCAGCAGCTGGGCTTGATAATTCACCTAAGAGCATACCCTTGCTCCTGTGCCAGCAGTCGGCGCCAGCACACCTAGAAGTCATGTCACGCGGTCTTGATAACCGACTCAAGGTTAGGCAGGACATTTTTGACAAGAAGCCCTCGGAGGGCACCGAGTCCgcggacgacgaagatgaagagcttgatggtAGGAGAGACATGCAGCTGAGACGGGGGAGCAAGGCTGTGATTGGAAAGGGCTCATTACCGAGCTCGAAGCTTGGTATTGAGATGATGCGAGCGGATAGCCATGACAGCGTCACACTGTCAGATAGCACATCAGAAGCTGTGACGCAGGTAGCAACAACACCTTCACTTGAGTTGGAGAGACAATTAGTCGGTATGCCACCAGACATAGCGGCAGCACTGAGCACGCCAAACAAGACTGGGGCCGGGGCCGATTTGGAAGGCATGCTGGGCCCTGGGAGCACCGAGGCGACACCAAGACCACCCGTAGCCGGGACAGATACAGATCGGACTGACAGCGGGGGTTCGGTGGTGAGAATTCAACTTGAAGGAGACGACTCAACCCCAAGGGCCTTGGGCAAACAGGCATGA
- a CDS encoding acyltransferase domain-containing protein, with translation MPGPSHRSLITHVRGILLTAPWFLYLFLADVALSLLLPLKPLAPELVYNLSSRLAGSVWSWLQFIFQRVNGARIVCSGDELPPGESAIVVANHRAWSDFYMIQALAIRSGMLGRCRYFAKRQLRFVPFLGWGLWAMGMPMVSRSWRKDKSGLDRAFAGLVSRRLPTWLISFSEATRFSPRKYQESQAWCKKTDRPHPMHLLYPRTKGFITTVQHLREAPHIKAVYDVTILYRRGSDFQEVPTMWDTLSIPKLSKEAGYAFHVHTRRFPIETLPYTDAELARWLEQRWIEKGEWLEAQRQKCLARKEGPC, from the exons ATGCCAGGCCCTTCGCATAGGTCCCTGATAACACATGTCCGCGGCATTCTGCTGACGGCGCCTTGGTTCCTGTATCTGTTCCTGGCAGATGTGGCCCTGTCGCTACTACTACCACTCAAACCGTTGGCTCCCGAGCTCGTCTACAACCTCTCGTCTCGCCTGGCCGGCTCGGTGTGGTCGTGGCTTCAGTTCATCTTCCAGCGAGTCAATGGCGCCAGGATTGTCTGTTCCGGCGATGAGCTGCCCCCCGGCGAATCGGCCATTGTCGTCGCCAATCACCGGGCGTGGTCAGACTTCTATATGATCCAAGCCCTGGCAATACGCTCGGGCATGCTGGGCCGGTGCCGCTACTTCGCCAAGCGCCAGCTGCGGTTCGTGCCCTTCCTTGGCTGGGGTCTCTGGGCCATGGGTATGCCCATGGTGAGCCGTAGCTGGCGCAAGGACAAATCGGGGCTCGACCGTGCCTTTGCCGGGCTCGTTTCCAGGAGGCTTCCAACTT GgctcatcagcttcagcgaGGCCACTCGCTTCAGCCCGCGCAAGTATCAAGAGTCGCAGGCGTGGTGTAAGAAGACCGATCGCCCCCATCCCATGCATCTCCTGTATCCCCGCACCAAGGGCTTCATCACCACGGTCCAACACCTCCGCGAGGCACCACACATCAAGGCTGTGTACGACGTGACCATCTTGTACCGGCGAGGCAGTGATTTCCAGGAGGTGCCAACCATGTGGGACACCCTGAGCATCCCGAAGCTGAGCAAGGAGGCCGGATACGCATTTCACGTGCACACTCGCAGATTTCCAATTGAGACGTTGCCTTACACGGATGCTGAGCTGGCCAGATGGCTGGAGCAGCGATGGATTGAAAAGGGAGAGTGGCTCGAAGCTCAGAGACAGAAGTGTCTAGCCCGCAAGGAAGGGCCCTGTTGA
- a CDS encoding bZIP transcription factor domain-containing protein, translating into MSSSLSPDQLEGGTSRASTEGADKGVLGSLNLNFFKNLSSDKKVTRTGNPPKRRGPKPDSKPALTRRQELNRQAQRTHRERKELYIKALEDEVLRLKEVFSTISQDKQKLADENKQLKEVLVQRGIQLPRVDDSASSAAQAMSVSASGISYAPGSSSGFSPVATSHTTSMSMSPDNRQQSPAGSGADLEQAGIDFVLTLEKPCMAHMPFLVDRASDADGAPCGHALMASCPPAPFQDLTSETPFGNAHTHDHGGEFHALGQGTWELTKADLSTLLDLSRKLNLDGEITPVMAWGMVLSHSRFAELDAGDFEKLSEELLRKVRCYGFGAVLEEFELRDAIENIFSGRPEAMVF; encoded by the exons atgtcgtcgtcgctatCCCCCGACCAGCTCGAAGGAGGCACCTCTCGGGCCTCTACCGAGGGCGCCGACAAGGGCGTCCTCGGCTCTCTGAacctcaacttcttcaagaacCTGTCATCAGATAAAAAGGTCACTCGCA CTGGAAATCCTCCCAAACGCCGTGGACCGAAGCCCGACAGCAAGCCCGCCTTGACCAGGCGGCAAGAACTTAATCGACAGGCTCAGCG TACCCACCGCGAGAGAAAGGAACTGTACATCAAGGCATTAGAAGACGAAGTCCTTAGATTGAAGGAAGTCTTTAGCACAATCTCACAGGACAAACAGAAACTGGCCGATGAGaacaagcagctcaaggaggtCCTTGTCCAGAGGGGCATTCAGCTACCAAGAGTGGACGATTCGGCAAGCAGTGCTGCGCAGGCGATGAGTGTAAGTGCCTCTGGCATTAGCTACGCGCCCGGATCCTCAAGCGGCTTCTCGCCTGTTGCAACGTCTCACACAACCTCCATGTCAATGTCACCGGACAATCGCCAGCAGTCGCCTGCCGGGAGCGGGGCTGATCTTGAGCAGGCTGGTATTGACTTCGTGTTAAC GCTCGAAAAACCTTGCATGGCACACATGCCATTCTTGGTTGACAGAGCGAGCGACGCCGACGGCGCACCGTGCGGCCACGCCCTCATGGCATCTTGCCCTCCCGCCCCCTTTCAAGACCTGACATCGGAAACCCCCTTCGGCAACGCGCACACGCACGACCACGGCGGCGAGTTTCACGCGCTAGGTCAAGGCACGTGGGAGCTCACCAAAGCCGACTTGTCCACGCTCCTGGACCTCAGCCGGAAGCTCAACCTGGACGGCGAAATCACTCCAGTCATGGCGTGGGGGATGGTTTTGTCTCATTCCAGGTTCGCCGAGCTGGATGCGGGCGATTTTGAAAAGCTTTCCGAGGAGTTGCTGCGAAAAGTCAGGTGTTACGG TTTTGGCGCTGTTCTGGAGGAGTTTGAATTACGGGATGCTATAGAAAATATCTTTTCTGGTCGCCCCGAGGCAATGGTCTTCTAA
- a CDS encoding eukaryotic translation initiation factor 3 subunit 7 (eIF-3) domain-containing protein, giving the protein MAESLDFVKICESCPPGDGWGPSVTSEITLDGVPYAPFSKGDKLGRMADWTAEGKDRERGGRLQYSRQYRDQQVYGTGHAVVFNAPPAEDETSFSVVSNTRDSTKSKFGRGAVFTRGRGQRGGRGDTRGGRGGQFQRAAGGRQGGYGGYERGGRGGAGARGGRRFGWKDYDKPARNRDASINIKADWELLEEIDFNRLAKLNLDTDDGEDLDDYGFLYYYDRSYDKQPVKGSERKLTAIDRAAYNVTTSSDPVIQEYAEKDEATIFATDSILSMLMCSTRSVYPWDIVIVRQGNKIFLDKRDNANLDMVTVNENAADAPLEAADGGKDAINQPSALAEEATYINHNFANQVVSESDSTKVEMAHANPFYNSSEDTDPAASKAYKYRRFDLSTNEEEPVYLIVRTEIDAVQKNAISGEDQLVTIKALNEFDSRAQGSGGALDWRTKLVAQRGAVVTTEMKNNSCKLARWTVQSILSKSDVMKLGFVSRANPRSNDKHVILGVIGWKPRDFANQMNLSLSNGWGIVRTIADMCLKREEGKFVLVKDPNKSILRLYSVPAGSFEDDEEEEPEVVEEEAEE; this is encoded by the exons ATGGCCGAATCCCTTGACTTTGTCAAGATCTGCGAGAGCTGCCCCCCTGGGGACGGCTGGGGTCCTTCAGTAACGAGCGAGATCACTCTGGATGGCGTTCCCTATGCGCCGTTCTCCAAGGGCGACAAGCTGGGGCGCATGGCCGACTGGACTGCCGAGGGCAAGGACCGTGAGCGTGGTGGACGTCTTCAGTACAGCCGTCAATACAGAG ACCAGCAGGTGTACGGTACCGGCCACGCCGTTGTTTTCAATGCCCCTCCCGCCGAGGACGAGACCAGCTTTTCCGTCGTCAGCAACACCAGAGACTCTACCAAGTCAAAATTCGGCCGTGGGGCCGTCTTCACCCGTGGCCGTGGCCAGCGTGGTGGTCGGGGCGACACCCGTGGTGGACGTGGAGGCCAGTTCCAGCGAGCTGCTGGTGGCCGACAGGGTGGCTATGGTGGATACGAGCGCGGTGGCcgcggtggtgctggtgctcgTGGCGGACGTCGTTTCGGCTGGAAGGATTATGACAAGCCTGCTCGTAACCGCGATGctagcatcaacatcaaggcTGACTgggagcttcttgaggagaTTGACTTCAACCGCCTCGCCAAGCTCAACCTCGACACCGACGATGGTGAAGACCTGGACGACTACGGTTTCCTCTACTACTACGACCGGTCCTATGACAAGCAGCCCGTCAAGGGATCCGAGAGGAAGCTCACTGCCATTGACCGTGCCGCCTACAACGTCACCACTTCATCCGATCCCGTCATCCAGGAGTACGCCGAGAAGGACGAGGCCACCATCTTTGCCACCGACAGCATTCTCTCCATGCTCATGTGCTCTACCCGCTCAGTCTACCCCTGGGATATTGTCATTGTTCGCCAGGGCAACAAGATCTTCCTTGACAAGCGTGATAACGCCAACCTGGATATGGTGACCGTCAACGAGAACGCCGCCGACGCTCCTCTGGAGGCTGCCGATGGCGGTAAGGATGCCATTAACCAGCCATCTGCCCTTGCCGAGGAGGCCACCTACATCAACCACAACTTCGCCAACCAGGTTGTATCCGAGAGCGACTCGACCAAGGTTGAAATGGCCCACGCCAACCCCTTCTACAACTCCTCCGAGGATACCGATcccgccgccagcaaggccTACAAGTACAGGAGATTCGACCTTTCTACCAACGAGGAGGAGCCTGTGTACTTGATTGTCCGTACCGAGATCGACGCCGTCCAGAAGAACGCCATCAGCGGCGAGGACCAACTCGTGAccatcaaggccctcaaCGAGTTCGACAGCCGAGCCCAGGGCAGCGGAGGCGCCCTCGACTGGCGGACGAAGCTCGTGGCCCAGCGCGGTGCTGTTGTTACCACCGAAATGAAGAACAACAGCTGCAAGCTGGCCAGATGGACTGTGCAGAGCATCCTGTCCAAGTCCGACGTTATGAAGCTCGG ATTCGTCTCGCGTGCCAACCCCCGAAGCAACGATAAGCACGTTATCCTCGGAGTGATCGGCTGGAAGCCTCGCGACTTCGCCAACCAGATGAACCTGTCCCTGTCCAACGGCTGGGGTATCGTCCGCACCATTGCCGACATGTGCCTCAAGCGCGAGGAGGGCAAGTTCGTCCTGGTCAAGGACCCCAACAAGTCCATCCTGAGACTGTACTCGGTCCCTGCCGGCAGCttcgaggacgacgaggaggaggagcccgaggtggtggaggaggaggctgaagagTAA